The proteins below are encoded in one region of Citrobacter enshiensis:
- a CDS encoding ROK family protein, with product MQIAGLNNQTVRQHNRRAIMALTWRYKRLSKSQLAAHTGLSIPAISKILDELVGEGKLSHSSENLSSRGINSGHYQIPIDGALILCMDVTPTCIESQLIDAQMTPVGDFSHIKVNAPTPEALLAAIEALWRQQQKCWPGKQINLALGVHGQVDPVTGVSQTMPQAPWKKPIEIKYLLEEKLRVSVRVDNDCIMLTLAEKWQNDSNRQDFCIINVDYGIGSSFVINGQIYRGMLNGSGQIGHTIFDRDGIACDCGRYGCLETVASLSSLKKQARIWLKSQPTQSALDPETISIRRLIDAWHEGDKQTVQWVEQAANAIGLTLYNLLNILNINQIWFYGRSCEFGEKWLQTIYQQIGFTPFDHGDAIRTRQTQIGFGNLTRQQQITGIGYLFVEDALAQA from the coding sequence ATGCAAATAGCTGGCCTGAATAACCAAACGGTGAGGCAACATAATCGTCGGGCGATTATGGCGCTGACCTGGCGCTACAAACGTTTGAGTAAATCCCAACTTGCCGCGCATACGGGATTATCCATTCCAGCCATTAGTAAAATTCTTGATGAACTGGTTGGCGAAGGTAAACTCAGCCACTCCAGTGAGAACCTCAGTTCAAGGGGCATTAACAGTGGTCATTATCAGATCCCCATTGATGGCGCACTGATCCTCTGCATGGACGTCACCCCTACCTGCATTGAAAGTCAACTGATTGATGCCCAGATGACGCCTGTTGGCGACTTTTCCCACATCAAAGTAAACGCTCCGACGCCGGAAGCGCTCCTGGCGGCCATCGAAGCACTATGGCGACAACAACAAAAATGCTGGCCGGGAAAGCAAATCAACTTAGCGCTGGGAGTGCATGGTCAGGTTGATCCAGTCACCGGTGTATCACAGACCATGCCGCAGGCACCGTGGAAAAAACCGATTGAAATAAAGTATCTACTGGAAGAGAAACTGCGCGTTTCAGTACGGGTAGATAACGACTGTATTATGCTGACACTGGCGGAGAAGTGGCAAAACGACAGCAATCGTCAGGATTTTTGTATCATCAATGTCGATTATGGTATTGGCTCGTCCTTCGTCATCAATGGCCAAATTTATCGCGGCATGTTGAACGGTAGCGGTCAAATTGGACATACCATATTCGACAGGGACGGTATTGCCTGCGACTGTGGACGTTATGGTTGTCTGGAGACTGTGGCATCGCTTTCATCGCTCAAAAAACAAGCGCGCATATGGCTGAAGTCGCAGCCAACACAGTCAGCATTGGATCCGGAGACCATTTCTATCCGCCGACTTATTGACGCCTGGCACGAGGGTGACAAGCAGACCGTTCAGTGGGTTGAACAAGCAGCGAATGCAATCGGGCTGACACTTTATAATTTATTAAATATTCTAAATATTAACCAAATTTGGTTTTACGGTCGTAGCTGCGAATTCGGTGAAAAATGGTTGCAGACTATCTACCAGCAAATCGGTTTTACCCCGTTCGATCACGGTGATGCCATTCGTACACGCCAGACACAAATCGGTTTTGGTAATCTGACCCGGCAACAACAAATAACCGGTATCGGCTACTTATTTGTCGAAGACGCACTGGCACAAGCGTGA
- a CDS encoding OprD family outer membrane porin translates to MSKNNKLPLLSLISLALTTQFFISPAQAAGFWDDSHLTGGIYYSQRYRDKRDMTPGSENYGDYVEDLHHSTFNANLDFISGYAADFIGFDIAGFAAANLSTGNAAHPNEISLSSANQRWGEDWSGDKGGFNLYKAALKFKHDNYWMRSGYIQPSGQTLLATHWGFVPGAYQGSEIGSTWDFGKYGALSSSYLWTDKYKAPWYTEMYEFRGADNKTKIDYIHSLGFKYDFKNNLLLEASWAQAEGFKDQYFGKVSYSFPVAGNMLRTSYQFYGAKDKVGDGTQGAYGSINDEYSGLAWLQGVTFGYTVDTLDFRLEAQTVKAEGNQGFFLQRITPAYASSNGRLDIWWDAASDFNANGETSAFAAVTYDLKNYDLPGWAVGVGYIYGWNAKPCTTCTVDGELADQNQRIDESAWTLNIAHTVQTGRLKGALFNLHYISYDNHGSNPNYSGGYNNMFQDEIDIKFNVMAPFTIF, encoded by the coding sequence ATGTCCAAAAATAATAAACTTCCTCTGCTTAGTCTCATTAGCTTAGCACTTACAACTCAATTTTTTATTTCTCCAGCACAGGCCGCAGGATTCTGGGATGATTCACACCTGACCGGTGGAATATACTATTCCCAGCGCTATCGTGATAAACGAGATATGACGCCGGGCAGCGAAAATTATGGGGATTATGTAGAAGATCTCCATCACAGTACCTTTAATGCTAACCTGGATTTCATCTCTGGTTATGCCGCTGATTTTATTGGCTTCGATATAGCAGGATTTGCCGCAGCTAACCTTTCAACCGGCAATGCCGCACACCCAAATGAAATCAGTCTCAGCTCTGCAAACCAGCGTTGGGGAGAGGACTGGTCCGGAGATAAAGGTGGTTTTAACCTATATAAAGCCGCATTAAAATTTAAGCATGATAATTACTGGATGCGCTCTGGTTATATTCAACCATCCGGACAAACATTATTAGCCACTCACTGGGGCTTTGTGCCGGGGGCCTATCAGGGGAGTGAAATCGGTAGCACATGGGATTTTGGTAAGTATGGCGCGCTGTCCAGCTCTTATTTATGGACAGATAAATATAAAGCGCCGTGGTATACCGAAATGTATGAATTTCGCGGCGCAGATAATAAAACCAAAATTGATTATATTCATTCACTGGGTTTTAAATATGACTTTAAAAATAACCTACTGTTAGAAGCCTCATGGGCACAAGCCGAAGGATTTAAAGATCAGTACTTCGGGAAAGTATCTTACAGTTTCCCAGTTGCCGGAAACATGTTGCGTACCAGCTATCAGTTCTATGGTGCAAAAGATAAGGTTGGCGACGGCACGCAAGGTGCTTATGGGTCAATTAATGATGAGTATTCCGGTTTAGCCTGGCTTCAGGGGGTCACTTTTGGTTATACCGTCGATACTCTGGATTTCCGCCTGGAAGCGCAAACGGTTAAAGCGGAAGGAAATCAGGGTTTCTTCCTGCAGCGTATAACTCCTGCGTATGCCAGTTCCAACGGCCGTCTGGATATTTGGTGGGATGCCGCATCCGATTTTAACGCCAACGGAGAAACCTCCGCTTTTGCCGCCGTCACTTATGATCTGAAAAACTACGATCTGCCTGGCTGGGCAGTCGGTGTCGGTTATATCTATGGCTGGAACGCCAAGCCGTGTACCACCTGTACTGTTGATGGCGAACTTGCCGACCAGAATCAGCGCATTGATGAATCCGCCTGGACGCTCAATATTGCACACACCGTGCAAACTGGCCGCCTCAAAGGGGCACTTTTCAACCTCCACTACATCAGCTACGACAACCATGGCAGTAACCCGAACTACAGTGGGGGTTACAACAACATGTTCCAGGATGAAATTGACATTAAATTCAACGTCATGGCGCCTTTTACCATCTTTTAA
- a CDS encoding DUF5107 domain-containing protein → MYGVVKVWQETLTLPTWTAGNEDVNPMFLEKRVYQGSSGAVYPYGVIDTLTGEREMREYQGIWMENDFIRILLLPELGGRIHRAWDKVNQRDFVYYNDVVKPALVGLLGPWISGGIEFNWPQHHRPTTFMPVDFTIQPGEHGEQTVWMGEVEPMRGLQLMAGFTLYPDRALVEITGKVFNGNATPRHFLWWANPAVKGGDDHQSVFPPDVTAVFDHGKRDVSAFPIATGTYYKIDYSAGVDISRYKNVPVPTSYMAEKSNYDFVGAWHHGENGGLLHVADHHISPGKKQWSWGHGEFGQAWDRQLTDENGPYIELMTGVFTDNQPDFTWLAPYEEKVFVQNFLPYSELSSVQNASTRLLMRLEHKSPQLVVGLYAVAPLHDVRVEIREAGKILWSTHVTLEPGQSWQETLDECWPQRLTMTVFDSDERILLQYEEHIPEETPLPSAASAPKQPQELDNTEELYFIGQHIEQYNNASRYAEDYYLRAIALDTEDYRNNVALGHLALNRADWTLAQRCAEAALARAHKLNKNPRDGEASLLLAAALERQGEDAKAWDHYYKATWSGNSRDAAFYSLACLAMKRGDDAEALAKVELSLQFNGSNNLAMGLKALAMATTHDTQSALNYIDQALKTHPLSYALHYARWAISHDLADRDALLNITGQRGINASILAGWLVSLGNKQAARELLELLDSQETLPMLWLAALSENPQPYLQNAQRCFANRVRFPNTLDEVVMLQSLQQNAFVSYLLGCFWYSKRRYDDAVSCWKHTLAQQPDFAPVHRLLGIYAWNKQHNAQTACQYLQCAVALEPDNARFLFELDYLNKQQGQSMEARLALLTTRLHVALKRDDLTAELLSLWNGLGQYENAAEVLHEREFHPWEGGEGKITGQYLLNQIHRALDAIREGQYAHAIELLQLALHYPLNLAEGRLPGQTDNDIWYLLGYCHQCLGEMVLAGKALARAMHGYSTLSAGRYYNDQPADYLFWQGMAMRASGERQQADTHFQNFLDWVEHHRDRVPETDFFAVSLPDLVALDASPALRHQQHCLFIEALGYFGLGNREACQRMLDMLLTLNPAHDKALLMVHVLAGDIFD, encoded by the coding sequence ATGTACGGAGTGGTTAAAGTCTGGCAGGAGACCCTTACGTTGCCGACGTGGACTGCGGGCAATGAAGACGTAAACCCGATGTTCCTCGAAAAACGCGTTTACCAGGGATCGTCAGGTGCTGTTTATCCCTATGGTGTCATTGATACGCTTACTGGTGAGCGGGAGATGCGTGAATATCAGGGGATCTGGATGGAGAATGATTTCATTCGCATCCTGCTCTTGCCGGAACTGGGTGGACGAATCCACCGTGCCTGGGACAAGGTTAATCAGCGGGACTTCGTCTACTACAATGACGTCGTCAAACCTGCGCTGGTTGGGTTGTTGGGGCCATGGATCTCCGGCGGCATTGAGTTCAACTGGCCGCAGCACCACCGTCCGACCACTTTTATGCCCGTTGACTTTACCATTCAACCGGGTGAACACGGTGAACAAACAGTGTGGATGGGTGAAGTCGAGCCGATGCGCGGGTTGCAACTAATGGCGGGATTCACGCTCTATCCAGACCGGGCGTTGGTGGAGATTACCGGTAAAGTGTTTAACGGAAATGCCACGCCGCGTCATTTCCTGTGGTGGGCAAACCCGGCTGTGAAGGGGGGTGATGACCATCAAAGCGTTTTCCCTCCAGACGTCACTGCAGTATTCGATCACGGGAAGCGTGACGTGTCGGCGTTTCCGATTGCGACCGGCACCTACTACAAAATTGACTACTCTGCGGGCGTGGATATCTCGCGCTATAAAAACGTGCCGGTGCCAACCTCCTACATGGCTGAAAAGTCGAACTACGATTTTGTCGGTGCCTGGCATCACGGGGAGAACGGTGGCCTGCTGCACGTTGCGGATCACCATATTTCACCGGGGAAAAAGCAATGGTCGTGGGGGCACGGTGAATTTGGCCAGGCCTGGGATCGCCAACTGACTGACGAAAACGGCCCTTACATTGAGCTGATGACGGGCGTTTTTACTGATAATCAGCCGGATTTTACCTGGCTTGCGCCCTATGAAGAGAAGGTGTTTGTGCAGAATTTTCTGCCGTATAGCGAACTCTCTTCTGTGCAGAACGCCAGCACCCGTCTGCTGATGCGTCTGGAACACAAATCACCGCAGCTGGTGGTGGGACTGTATGCTGTTGCGCCGCTTCATGACGTGCGCGTGGAGATTCGCGAGGCGGGGAAAATTTTGTGGTCCACTCATGTGACATTGGAGCCGGGGCAAAGTTGGCAGGAAACGTTGGATGAATGCTGGCCGCAGCGCCTGACCATGACTGTGTTTGATAGCGACGAACGCATACTGCTGCAATATGAGGAGCATATTCCTGAGGAGACACCGCTTCCGTCCGCCGCAAGTGCACCAAAACAACCGCAGGAGTTGGATAACACCGAGGAACTCTATTTTATTGGTCAGCATATTGAGCAGTACAACAACGCCAGTCGTTATGCTGAAGATTATTATCTCCGGGCAATTGCGTTGGATACAGAGGACTACCGCAACAATGTGGCGCTGGGTCATTTGGCGCTGAACCGTGCCGACTGGACGCTAGCGCAGCGCTGCGCTGAAGCCGCATTGGCGAGGGCTCACAAGTTAAATAAGAACCCGCGCGACGGGGAGGCAAGTCTGTTGCTGGCTGCAGCACTGGAGCGTCAGGGAGAAGATGCCAAAGCATGGGATCATTATTACAAGGCGACCTGGAGCGGAAACAGTCGTGATGCGGCATTTTACTCTCTGGCATGCCTGGCGATGAAACGCGGCGATGATGCCGAGGCGTTGGCAAAAGTGGAGCTAAGCCTGCAGTTCAACGGCAGCAATAATCTGGCGATGGGGCTGAAAGCGCTGGCGATGGCGACCACACACGACACGCAGTCTGCGCTGAACTATATCGATCAGGCGCTGAAGACTCATCCGCTGAGCTACGCACTGCACTATGCACGCTGGGCCATCAGCCACGATCTTGCGGATCGTGATGCGCTGCTCAACATTACCGGGCAACGAGGCATTAATGCCAGTATCCTAGCGGGCTGGCTGGTTTCACTCGGCAACAAGCAGGCCGCCCGCGAGTTACTGGAGTTGCTCGATAGCCAGGAGACGCTGCCGATGCTTTGGCTGGCTGCGCTGAGTGAAAATCCGCAGCCGTATCTGCAAAATGCGCAGCGTTGCTTCGCTAACCGGGTGCGTTTCCCCAATACCCTTGATGAAGTGGTGATGTTGCAATCCCTGCAACAAAACGCGTTCGTTAGCTATCTGTTGGGGTGTTTCTGGTATAGCAAACGTCGCTATGATGACGCGGTTTCTTGCTGGAAGCATACGCTGGCACAACAGCCTGACTTTGCGCCTGTGCACCGCTTGCTGGGGATCTATGCATGGAACAAGCAGCATAATGCGCAGACAGCATGTCAGTATCTGCAATGTGCCGTTGCGTTGGAGCCGGACAACGCACGTTTCTTGTTCGAACTGGATTACCTGAATAAGCAGCAGGGGCAAAGCATGGAGGCGCGACTGGCGCTGCTGACGACGCGTCTCCATGTGGCGCTGAAACGCGATGACCTCACCGCCGAATTACTGAGCTTGTGGAACGGTCTGGGGCAGTATGAAAACGCGGCAGAGGTACTACACGAACGCGAGTTCCACCCCTGGGAAGGGGGGGAAGGGAAAATCACCGGTCAGTATCTGCTCAACCAGATCCATCGCGCACTGGATGCCATTCGTGAGGGGCAGTACGCGCATGCCATTGAACTACTCCAGTTGGCGCTGCATTATCCGCTAAATCTTGCAGAGGGGCGTCTTCCAGGGCAAACCGATAACGATATTTGGTATCTGCTTGGCTATTGTCATCAGTGTCTGGGGGAGATGGTGCTCGCAGGCAAGGCGCTGGCCCGTGCTATGCATGGCTATTCCACCCTGAGTGCTGGGCGGTACTACAACGACCAGCCAGCGGACTATCTGTTCTGGCAAGGGATGGCAATGCGGGCAAGCGGCGAACGTCAGCAGGCGGATACTCACTTCCAGAATTTCCTCGACTGGGTGGAACATCATCGGGACAGAGTGCCGGAAACAGATTTCTTTGCGGTCTCATTACCGGATCTTGTCGCGTTGGATGCCAGTCCTGCACTGCGACATCAGCAGCACTGCTTGTTTATCGAAGCGTTGGGTTATTTCGGGCTAGGGAACCGTGAAGCCTGCCAGCGTATGCTGGATATGTTGCTGACACTGAATCCGGCTCATGACAAAGCGCTACTGATGGTACACGTTCTGGCTGGCGATATTTTCGACTAA
- a CDS encoding alpha-galactosidase, which translates to MISWNEQTQTFHLQNDNISYVLTVAHGRYLTHGYWGKRVTTWSRGYDYPALDRSSFSPTPAAWPDRTFSLDTALQEYPGHGAGDYREPAFEVRYVDGHQVSNLHYVSHRIVAGKPDLHGLPATWVEQDNDAQTLIITLADPVTHLQAELSYTIFRQHAAIARSAKLTNKATQPLRVLRALSCSLDLPDARWQQIQFPGAWARERQWHRQALNPGINVLDSKRGASSTHQQPFIGLVRPETTEMQGEACGIHLVYSGNFTARTEVGAYQQTRLLLGINPHGFGWQLSPGEQFQTPEAVLAWSDEGLNGLSQTLHNLYRDNLALGPHRHQLRPILANNWESTYFDFNEEKLLKFASNAKALGVELLMLDDGWFGERNGDTSSLGDWFVNRQKFPDGLQPLIDSVHAMDMKFGLWFEPEMISRRSELFRLHPDWVLNAGEQPLSEGRNQYILDLGREEVRANILAQMSTFLDEHPIDYIKWDMNRNMTEVGSSTAQPECQQETAHRYILGLYALLDALTTRFPHILFECCAGGGGRFDPGMLYYMPQAWVSDNTDAASRVHIQYSTSLLYPPVMQCAHVSEVPNHQMGRSTSMDMRGAVAMSGNYGLMLDLMRSDSERDEAVKQQIGFYKQYRQLLQFGTFWRLVSPWENTDFAAWMFVSPDQSEALVMAFSLVSQASAPLRLLRLAGLAPDAHYRIDDTEKTAGGDELMYRGLWIDPPLSRDYTSRVWHLTRIS; encoded by the coding sequence ATGATCAGCTGGAATGAACAAACGCAGACTTTTCATCTGCAGAACGACAATATTAGTTATGTGCTGACCGTCGCTCATGGTCGCTATCTGACGCACGGTTATTGGGGTAAGAGAGTAACGACATGGAGTCGTGGCTACGACTACCCGGCGCTGGATCGCTCTTCGTTTTCGCCAACACCCGCCGCCTGGCCAGACAGAACCTTTTCTCTGGATACCGCCCTACAGGAGTATCCCGGACATGGCGCAGGCGATTATCGGGAACCGGCTTTTGAGGTCCGCTATGTTGACGGTCATCAGGTGAGTAATTTGCATTACGTCTCGCACCGTATCGTTGCCGGTAAGCCGGATTTGCACGGATTACCCGCTACCTGGGTCGAGCAAGATAATGATGCGCAGACATTAATTATTACCCTCGCAGACCCGGTGACGCATCTGCAAGCGGAACTAAGTTACACCATTTTTCGCCAGCATGCGGCTATCGCGCGATCGGCCAAATTAACAAATAAGGCAACTCAACCGCTGCGCGTATTAAGAGCATTAAGCTGCAGTCTCGACCTGCCGGATGCTCGTTGGCAGCAGATTCAGTTTCCCGGAGCATGGGCGCGCGAACGTCAGTGGCATCGTCAGGCGCTTAACCCCGGAATTAACGTCCTGGACAGCAAACGTGGCGCCAGCAGCACACATCAGCAGCCATTTATTGGTCTGGTTCGCCCAGAAACGACTGAAATGCAGGGGGAAGCTTGCGGGATACATTTGGTATACAGCGGTAACTTTACCGCCCGTACTGAAGTGGGTGCTTATCAGCAAACCCGTTTATTGTTAGGGATAAATCCACACGGGTTTGGTTGGCAGCTGTCCCCCGGCGAGCAGTTCCAGACTCCGGAAGCGGTGCTTGCCTGGTCAGATGAAGGGTTAAACGGCCTGTCGCAAACTCTGCATAACTTATACCGCGATAACCTGGCGCTCGGTCCGCACCGCCACCAGTTACGCCCTATCCTCGCCAATAACTGGGAATCCACCTATTTCGATTTTAATGAAGAAAAATTGCTGAAGTTTGCCTCTAATGCCAAAGCACTGGGGGTTGAACTGTTGATGCTGGATGACGGCTGGTTCGGTGAGCGTAATGGCGATACCTCATCGCTGGGCGACTGGTTCGTTAACCGACAAAAATTCCCGGATGGCCTGCAACCGCTGATCGATAGTGTCCACGCTATGGATATGAAGTTCGGGCTGTGGTTTGAACCGGAAATGATCTCACGGCGAAGCGAGCTGTTCCGCTTGCACCCGGATTGGGTACTCAATGCCGGTGAACAACCTCTCTCCGAAGGGCGAAATCAATACATTCTGGATCTTGGGCGCGAAGAAGTACGCGCCAACATCCTGGCGCAAATGAGCACATTTCTTGATGAGCATCCCATCGATTACATCAAATGGGATATGAATCGCAATATGACCGAGGTCGGCTCAAGTACAGCGCAGCCAGAGTGCCAACAGGAGACCGCTCACCGTTACATTCTCGGCCTTTACGCCCTACTCGACGCCCTGACCACCCGATTCCCACACATTCTGTTTGAATGTTGCGCAGGCGGTGGGGGGCGTTTCGACCCCGGGATGCTCTACTACATGCCGCAGGCCTGGGTTAGTGATAACACCGATGCTGCCTCGCGGGTTCACATTCAGTACTCCACCAGTTTGCTTTATCCACCGGTGATGCAATGTGCTCACGTTTCTGAAGTGCCAAACCATCAAATGGGTCGCAGCACCAGCATGGACATGCGCGGCGCAGTCGCTATGAGCGGCAACTATGGCCTGATGCTGGATTTAATGCGCAGCGACAGCGAACGCGATGAAGCGGTGAAACAACAAATTGGCTTCTATAAGCAGTATCGTCAGTTGCTCCAGTTCGGAACCTTCTGGCGTCTGGTAAGCCCGTGGGAAAACACCGACTTTGCCGCATGGATGTTTGTTTCTCCGGATCAAAGCGAAGCGCTGGTTATGGCTTTTTCACTGGTAAGCCAGGCCTCTGCGCCGCTTCGTCTGCTACGTCTGGCTGGCCTCGCGCCTGATGCCCATTACCGTATTGACGACACTGAGAAAACAGCAGGCGGCGACGAGTTAATGTATCGAGGGCTGTGGATAGATCCCCCACTAAGCCGCGATTACACCAGCAGGGTCTGGCATCTGACGCGTATATCGTAA
- a CDS encoding MFS transporter has protein sequence MGLTSASAEATVEKKHYPRDRVSWTTAISYGLGSYGANVMYAFIAIYLMLYYTDSFGIKAAAVGLLFLVARLVDGATDIALGILVDNTHTKMGKFRPWILVGSILVSLTTVACFLSPDLSEAGKLVYAYSTYILWSICFAIIDIPYWSLSAAITQDPTERTKVITIPRTIATLGFLTVSASTLWLVKFVGSWWGVALIFSAIFLICMLITFFGVKEKYTVPRKERQTFKGFWTLLKQNRPLRYLLIAMFMLELIGIIRGTFQLYFFIYNLNAEMALAAFLTVSQVAQVAGAIVSPFVSAKIGKKNTAIYSSFLMSLSCIGLFFFQDNITLVFIIGALAPFLGGVGQIALYSMVADCVEYGEWVSGNRSEGMVFSLNIFKTKLSGAIGGAIGGFCLSWAGYVPHAVQSSQTALWIGLFFTLIPGLLTILSLVPLAKYEITEKRFFEILDDIHHRNNNPQEVTQ, from the coding sequence ATGGGGTTAACCAGCGCAAGTGCAGAAGCGACAGTAGAAAAAAAACATTACCCGCGAGACAGGGTTTCGTGGACTACAGCGATATCTTATGGTTTAGGAAGCTATGGCGCTAACGTGATGTATGCGTTTATTGCCATATATTTAATGCTTTATTACACTGATAGCTTCGGAATAAAAGCCGCAGCTGTTGGTTTACTTTTTTTAGTGGCCCGACTGGTTGATGGCGCAACTGATATTGCGTTAGGTATTCTGGTCGATAATACACATACTAAAATGGGTAAGTTTCGCCCATGGATACTTGTCGGAAGTATACTGGTTTCTCTAACTACCGTTGCTTGTTTCTTAAGTCCAGATCTGTCTGAAGCCGGTAAACTCGTTTACGCTTATTCAACCTATATTTTATGGAGTATATGTTTCGCAATTATTGATATTCCCTACTGGTCACTATCAGCGGCCATCACGCAAGATCCTACTGAACGAACGAAAGTCATCACTATTCCAAGAACGATTGCCACACTGGGTTTTCTGACAGTGAGCGCATCCACATTGTGGCTTGTGAAATTTGTCGGAAGTTGGTGGGGAGTCGCATTAATTTTCAGTGCCATCTTCCTCATATGCATGTTAATAACATTTTTTGGCGTTAAAGAAAAATATACTGTACCACGTAAAGAAAGACAAACATTCAAAGGTTTCTGGACGCTACTAAAACAAAACAGACCATTACGCTACCTGCTGATTGCTATGTTTATGCTGGAGCTTATCGGTATTATCCGTGGCACATTCCAGCTATATTTCTTTATTTATAACTTAAATGCAGAAATGGCCCTCGCTGCATTTTTGACAGTATCGCAAGTCGCTCAGGTTGCGGGTGCAATCGTCTCTCCTTTTGTTTCTGCAAAAATTGGCAAAAAGAACACCGCAATTTATAGCAGCTTCTTAATGTCGTTATCGTGTATAGGATTATTTTTCTTCCAGGATAATATCACACTGGTATTTATCATTGGGGCGCTGGCACCTTTCTTAGGTGGTGTAGGACAAATTGCTCTTTATTCAATGGTTGCAGATTGCGTTGAGTACGGTGAATGGGTAAGCGGCAACCGCTCTGAAGGGATGGTATTTTCACTCAATATTTTTAAAACCAAACTCTCAGGGGCAATTGGCGGTGCCATTGGTGGATTCTGTTTATCATGGGCTGGCTATGTACCTCATGCCGTTCAGTCATCACAAACCGCACTGTGGATTGGATTATTTTTCACTTTAATTCCCGGCCTCCTCACCATTTTAAGTTTAGTCCCACTGGCAAAATACGAAATTACAGAAAAACGTTTTTTCGAAATTCTTGACGATATCCATCATCGCAATAATAACCCGCAGGAAGTGACGCAATGA
- the glyA gene encoding serine hydroxymethyltransferase → MLKREMNIADYDAELWQAMEQEKVRQEEHIELIASENYTSPRVMQAQGSQLTNKYAEGYPGKRYYGGCEYVDVVEQLAIDRAKELFGADYANVQPHSGSQANFAVYTALLQPGDTVLGMNLAQGGHLTHGSPVNFSGKLYNIVPYGIDESGKIDYADMAKQAQAHKPKMIIGGFSAYSGIVDWAKMREIADSVGAYLFVDMAHVAGLIAAGVYPNPVPHAHVVTTTTHKTLAGPRGGLILAKDGSEELYKKLNSAVFPSAQGGPLMHVIAAKAVALKEAMEPEFKTYQQQVAKNAKAMVEVFLNRGYKVVSGGTENHLFLLDLVDKNLTGKEADAALGRANITVNKNSVPNDPKSPFVTSGIRIGSPAVTRRGFKEAEVKELAGWMCDVLDNINDEAVIERIKGKVLDICARFPVYA, encoded by the coding sequence ATGTTAAAGCGTGAAATGAACATTGCCGATTATGATGCCGAACTGTGGCAGGCTATGGAGCAGGAAAAAGTACGTCAGGAAGAGCATATCGAACTGATCGCCTCCGAAAACTACACCAGTCCGCGCGTCATGCAAGCGCAGGGTTCTCAGCTGACCAACAAGTATGCTGAAGGATATCCGGGCAAACGCTACTACGGCGGTTGCGAATATGTGGATGTCGTCGAGCAACTGGCGATCGACCGCGCGAAAGAACTGTTTGGCGCTGATTACGCTAACGTCCAGCCGCACTCTGGCTCTCAGGCGAACTTCGCGGTCTACACCGCGCTGCTGCAGCCGGGCGATACTGTTCTGGGGATGAACCTGGCGCAGGGCGGTCACCTGACTCACGGCTCTCCGGTTAACTTCTCCGGTAAGCTGTATAACATCGTGCCTTACGGCATCGATGAGTCCGGTAAAATTGACTACGCCGACATGGCGAAGCAGGCTCAGGCGCACAAACCGAAAATGATCATTGGCGGCTTCTCCGCTTACTCCGGTATCGTTGACTGGGCAAAAATGCGTGAAATCGCAGACAGCGTTGGCGCGTACCTGTTCGTCGACATGGCACACGTCGCGGGTCTGATTGCCGCTGGCGTTTACCCGAACCCGGTTCCACACGCTCACGTTGTCACCACCACCACCCACAAAACGCTGGCTGGCCCGCGCGGTGGCCTGATCCTGGCGAAAGACGGCAGCGAAGAGCTGTACAAAAAACTGAACTCCGCAGTCTTCCCAAGCGCTCAGGGCGGCCCGCTGATGCACGTAATCGCGGCGAAAGCTGTGGCGCTGAAAGAGGCGATGGAGCCTGAGTTCAAAACCTACCAGCAGCAGGTAGCGAAAAACGCCAAAGCGATGGTGGAAGTGTTCCTGAACCGTGGCTACAAAGTGGTGTCTGGCGGTACTGAGAACCACCTGTTCCTGCTGGATCTGGTCGACAAAAACCTGACCGGTAAAGAAGCGGATGCGGCGCTGGGCCGCGCCAACATCACCGTCAACAAAAACAGCGTACCAAACGATCCGAAGAGCCCGTTTGTGACTTCCGGTATCCGTATCGGTTCTCCGGCTGTCACACGCCGCGGCTTTAAAGAAGCGGAAGTGAAAGAGCTGGCGGGCTGGATGTGTGACGTGCTGGACAACATCAACGACGAAGCGGTTATCGAACGTATTAAAGGTAAAGTGCTGGATATCTGCGCACGCTTCCCTGTTTACGCGTAA